From a single Thermococcus sp. genomic region:
- a CDS encoding iron ABC transporter permease yields MRKLALIVLPSLAVFLGIFVGSYPTNPLHLTQGAVTIIREIRLPRTLMGISAGIALSLGGMTLQAVFRNPLVDTYILGVSSGVALGAAIAVAFLPSAGVAPLALIFGLLAVFLAYWMARINGRVSTVSLILAGIIVTALFSALLSLLELLLPSESLSALVVWLMGSLSSATWKTVAYSLPGVVLLAFFLFLLRWNLNAMSLGDEAELLGLNVHLWRGLFVFISALMTTLVVSFTGIIGWVGLIVPHIARMLVGPEHSRLIPATISIGITVMVLADVVVRLLPGNVPVGIITTLVGVPFFGYLLRKTGGGWS; encoded by the coding sequence ATGAGAAAGCTCGCCCTCATAGTCCTGCCATCACTCGCGGTATTCCTCGGAATCTTCGTGGGGAGTTATCCAACCAATCCCCTCCATCTAACTCAGGGAGCCGTAACGATAATCCGGGAAATCAGACTTCCAAGGACTCTGATGGGCATCTCAGCGGGAATAGCTCTCTCGTTGGGTGGCATGACCCTACAGGCCGTTTTTCGAAATCCCCTGGTTGATACCTACATCCTCGGCGTTTCCTCCGGGGTGGCCTTAGGTGCAGCAATAGCCGTTGCCTTCCTGCCTTCCGCGGGAGTAGCTCCGCTCGCTCTTATCTTCGGCCTTCTCGCGGTTTTTCTCGCCTACTGGATGGCAAGGATAAACGGCAGGGTTTCCACAGTTTCCCTGATTCTCGCGGGGATAATCGTTACCGCACTCTTCTCGGCACTGCTTTCGCTCCTCGAGCTCCTCCTTCCGAGCGAGAGTTTATCAGCCCTTGTGGTATGGCTGATGGGAAGTCTATCAAGCGCAACTTGGAAAACTGTTGCTTACTCACTCCCCGGCGTTGTTCTCTTAGCGTTCTTCCTCTTCCTCCTTCGCTGGAACCTCAACGCGATGAGCCTTGGGGATGAGGCGGAACTTTTGGGCCTAAACGTTCACCTGTGGAGGGGCCTTTTCGTCTTCATCTCGGCCCTGATGACCACACTCGTCGTTTCCTTCACCGGGATAATCGGCTGGGTTGGATTAATTGTTCCCCACATAGCGAGGATGCTCGTCGGCCCGGAGCACTCAAGACTAATCCCCGCGACAATCTCAATAGGAATAACGGTGATGGTCTTAGCGGATGTCGTCGTTAGACTTCTCCCCGGCAATGTTCCCGTAGGGATAATAACGACCCTCGTCGGTGTTCCATTCTTCGGGTATCTTCTCAGAAAGACCGGAGGTGGGTGGAGTTGA
- a CDS encoding flavodoxin domain-containing protein — MRILIVYTTRYGTTEKAVGLAKKLFEERNHDVEVAHVEENPSAVNYDLVVLAAPVYRDGPHWDLMEWVEKHREELEDVPKAFFLVAMHLAGSVFMGKLHGGIAYAQPLIEAFEIPPFYGTLIGGEVNPDKLSEEDRKKMVRFYAVLGEKLEKKSLFNEKDIEAFVRRVLLYYDWFGKHFKRGEVEKAKNFDFMEKVRELERAMG, encoded by the coding sequence TTGAGGATTCTCATAGTTTACACAACCCGTTATGGAACGACGGAAAAGGCCGTTGGTCTGGCTAAAAAGCTCTTTGAGGAGAGAAATCATGATGTTGAAGTTGCCCATGTTGAGGAAAACCCATCGGCCGTTAATTACGACCTTGTGGTTCTCGCTGCTCCCGTTTACCGCGACGGCCCGCACTGGGATTTGATGGAGTGGGTTGAGAAGCACAGGGAGGAGCTTGAGGACGTTCCAAAGGCATTCTTTCTGGTTGCGATGCATTTAGCGGGTTCGGTCTTCATGGGGAAGCTACACGGCGGAATAGCCTATGCTCAGCCATTGATAGAGGCCTTCGAAATTCCGCCCTTCTACGGGACGCTAATCGGCGGTGAGGTAAACCCGGATAAGCTGAGCGAGGAAGACAGGAAAAAGATGGTCAGGTTCTACGCGGTCCTCGGTGAAAAGCTTGAGAAAAAGAGCCTCTTCAACGAGAAAGACATCGAGGCGTTCGTGAGGAGGGTTTTGCTCTACTACGACTGGTTCGGGAAGCACTTCAAACGGGGCGAGGTTGAAAAGGCCAAGAACTTCGATTTCATGGAGAAGGTGAGGGAGCTTGAAAGGGCTATGGGCTGA
- a CDS encoding ABC transporter ATP-binding protein, translating into MKGLWAEEVSYSYGDFGIEGVSLKVNPGELVALIGPNGAGKSTLLKLIYGTLRPHEGRVLVDGRDVHRLSPRERAKLIGFVPQTHVPTFPFRVLDFLLLGATPELGTFSAPGK; encoded by the coding sequence TTGAAAGGGCTATGGGCTGAGGAGGTATCTTACTCCTACGGGGACTTCGGAATAGAGGGTGTTAGCCTTAAGGTTAATCCGGGTGAGCTTGTGGCGTTAATAGGGCCTAACGGAGCGGGTAAGAGCACCCTGCTTAAGCTAATCTATGGAACGCTGAGGCCACATGAAGGGCGGGTTTTGGTTGATGGGAGGGACGTCCACAGGCTCTCGCCAAGGGAGAGGGCAAAGCTCATCGGCTTCGTTCCTCAAACTCACGTTCCGACCTTTCCATTCAGGGTTCTGGACTTTCTCCTCCTTGGAGCTACTCCCGAACTGGGAACCTTCAGCGCCCCGGGTAAGAA